The Solanum lycopersicum chromosome 8, SLM_r2.1 DNA segment GAGAAAGAAGAATGGGAAAAGGAAATAGAAGATCTTTTCTCTGAGATGAACATGTGCATCTTGGAATCAAATATTGGATTTACGAATCCATCAGTTTCGGTGATGCAGAGTGGAGAATTAAGTGAATGTCAAATGGGGAACCACAAGCTTAAGCTAGACGAACAAATAGGACTCCTCTGTTCAGTTTGTTCATATGTCCATTTGGAGATGAAATACATCTTCCCTGATTTTGTAAGTATACGAGTTTTGTTCTTTCCAGcccttttcttttcaaatatttttgtaaatacatCTTCCctccaatttatttattatttaactctTAAATTCTTCAACTTATGTGTCATATGCAGGCTCGGAGAACACAAGGGAGGTACGAAAGAAAATGCTTTGGAGAATCCTCATCAATCTTGGATGTTGACGGCTTCAAAGTTCCTGATTCTTCAGCAGCCGAGGAGTCTCCCGTTTTTGGAGAAGGAACCGTGTGGGATTTGGTTCCCAAAGGTTCCAAAGATACTATGTATCCTCATCAACGAGGAGGGTTCGAGTTCATGTGGAACAACATCGCTGGAGATACGAAGATTGAAAGGTTTAGAGAGCCCCTATTGGAGAGTAAGGGAGGGTGCATTATCTCACACCCACCTGGAACCGGAAAAACACGACTGGCCATAGTGTTTCTTCAGTCGTATCTGAAGCTGTTCCCAAAGTGTCGGCCTGTAGTCATAGCTCCGTCAAATTTACTTCTTAACTGGGAAGCGGAGTTCCAAAAATGGGCGATGGATATTCCCTTCCACAATTTGAACAGCAAGAACTTTTCTTTAAAGGAAGACGAAGGTACTGTTGGTGTCTTTCACTGTTTATCCGGTGCTGCGAAAAAAAATCCACATCTTATACGGATGGTGAAGCTGAAATCCTGGGCGAAAAGTAAGAGTGTTTTGGGAATTAGTTACGATTTGTTCAAGATTCTCACAGGAGAAGATGGAGAAAGTTATAACAAAGAGCTTAGGGAAATACTCCTAAAGTTTCCTAGTCTGCTGGTCCTTGAAGAGGGGCACACTGCTCGGAATGAGCACAGCCTTGTGTGGAAAGCACTGAAGAAGGTTGAAACAGAGAAGCGCATACTTCTTTCTGGAACTCCGTTCCAGAATAACATCAAAGAACTGTACAACACTCTCTGTGTAGTTAGTCCAAAGTTTGCTGCTGATTTGGAGCAGAAATGGGCTTCTCTTAGCAGTTCCATTGACAAGAATGCCCGAGCGTTGGAAGAGCTTAGGGATATTCTTTCACCCCTTGTCCATAAATGTAGCGAAAATGTAAAGAAGGTAGGCCTTCCAGGTATACGGGATACAGTAATACATTTGAAACCCACAGAGTTGCAGAAGGAGTTACTTAAAAGAGTTCCAGAGAATCCGGGATCCTTTTATGAACAAAATCTGATGTCTCTGATCTCTGTTCATCCTTCATTAGTGGCAAATAGGAAGGAGTTCTCTGAGTTAGAAAGTCAGCTCAAGGAAAGAAGATGTCGGTTGGATCCTGATATTGgagtaaaaatgaaatttgttaTTGAACTGATCAGACTATGTGGTGGATTGAAAGAGAGGGTTATCATATTTAGCCAGTTACTTGATCCTCTAAACCTGATCAAGGAGCAGCTCAATTCTCTCTTTAGCTGGACTTTAGGTCGAGAGATTCTCTATATGGATGGGAAACTTGATGTAAACCAGCGGCAGATATCAATAAATTCTCTTAATGACCCTAAGAGTGATGTCAAAGTGCTTCTTGCATCGACAAAAGCCTGCTCAGAAGGGATAAGTCTAATAGGGGCCTCAAGAGTGGTTTTGCTTGACGTTCTCTGGAATCCCTCGGTAGAACAGCAAGCAATCAGTCGAGCATACAGGACTGGTCAGAAAAAATTTGTTCATGTTTACTGTCCAGTGACATCGAAATGGGAGGTTGACAAGATCGAACAACAAACAAGAAAGAGATATCATTCAGATGTAATACTGTCCAGGAATGAAGAGAACACTTCATGTTCTGTGTCAGAGGATATCATACTAGAATGCATGGTTAAGCATGACGGCCTCcgtcatatttttgaaaagctATCTCATGCACCTCGTGTGGTGCCTTCGACATGCTTTAATTTTGGTAGCCAACCTTCAAAAGGGAGCAGTTAGGTAGTCCGACTTGTTTTAGTGTATTTTGTTAACTTTGTAAAATGGCTCAAATGTTTTATCTCTTTCTTGTAAGGCTAGGATGCTGTTTCTGTGAGACATTTTCTTGTAAGCACGATAAGGCTTGAAGGACTGAAAAACATAATTGTACGCCAATTGCGGCGCCAAGAAAAAAACTAGTTGATCAAAGTGGTAAGGTTTTGCAATCTTCTACTTGTTGTACTGAACAAAGTCTCCATTGATTACTTATTGAACCATCTGATTTTATGTCACCTTCACATATAATGGAGGCACGCTTCAAAAACATGCATCATATATATAAGCAACTTCAATACTCTTTGAAAGTTAATAGCTTAAATTTATAATAGAAAAACAAGTCAATAAGAGTCCAAATTATTGTCTCATTAGATTATTATCAACAACAAAAGAGACTTACGTCAGACAAATAAATCGAAACGAAGGGAGCATGTATTACATGAAGGTACAACAGCTAATGCTTCTTTAGGTACTACATTACATCCCTGGAAGAAATCCTCAGCAGTTGATGGAATTGCAATTTGTCTTTTGGTAATACTAGCAACAATAACACGAGCCAAACTAGTAAATGGAGAATGGCTGTACCAAGTACATTAGCTGCTACACAAATGAAAAATCCAGCTTTCCAGCTTACGTTATCTTCAACATAGACAATAGCTGTTGATGCTACAATAACAGCAAAATACCAAAAGAAGaacaaattgaagaaaattCCTTGATCTTTTGGTTTATGAGCTAGTTGATCGGCTCCAATCGTCGAAAGGGTTGATCAGGTACCACCACTACCAATGTTGCTAGAACAATGGCTCCATAGAGTAGTACATATTGAACTTTTGGTTTAGGGGTACATGAGGTTGAACCAACTTCACATGGTTTAGGCCTTAAAGAATCAACTGTAGCTGTTTTAGTGGCGTACAATTAAGTTTTAGTGGAGAATGCAAAATCTATTTATCGTGCCTTATCTTAGCTTTTAAAACTAACTCTTAGTTTACTCCTAACTTTCACAATACTGTACCAAAAAGAACATACCTTTCTATATTTACAATAAACTTAACTCTAAGAATTGATATTATTCTTAATGACATGCTCTTTAGACATAGGGATGTGCATTTACACACTACTGATATATAACTACACAACAATCAAACtacatcatataaaatgaaatggagtgagataaaatatcaatttttgaaCAAGAAGGAAATATCTGATAAAGAAGATTATTCCAGTGAAATCTTGACATGACATGCTAGATGAAATTTTGATGCAGCAACTCCTTTCATCCTCAATGGACAAGACAGTCAGGCTATGGGATATCGAGACTCAGAGCTGCTTAAAAATGTTTGCACATAATGATTATGGTGAGATATCATGTTACATTTCCCGTGTTAAATTTACCATCACATATTTTTACATCTGATGAATCTGTGTGTGGCAGTGACCTGCATACACTTCAATCCAGTAGATGACGACCACTTTATCAGCGGTTCACTGGATGGAAAAGTTCGAATTTGGAATATATCTGATCGGAAAGTTATGGACTGGACAGATCTTCATGAAATGGTTACTGCTACTTGCCACTCTCCTGATGGCGAGGTAGCTATATTCCCAACTTTTACTGGTTTTCGACATGCACAAAACCGCTTCCCCTCACTTGTAGTCATATTAGAGTGTATTCACAACTCGCTTCAGAAtcaacaaaagaaacaaaacaatTGTGATTGTCTAAGAAAAGGTGAATTGGATCACTGATATTGTTTTGTTTTCCCATTGTTGAAGGGTGCTTTAATTGGCTCACATAAAGGGAGCTGCCGCTTGTACAGTACCTCTGGTAAGTAAATCATTGCAAAGGATCTTCTATAATCTGCAGAAAAATGTGAACCTTAACTTCCAACGTCTTTGTGATTTAGAATGCAAGCTGGAACAAAAGGACAGCTTTGAACTCGAACCCAAAAAGAAGTCCCCAGCCAAAAAAGTCACTGGTTTTCAGGTATTTCTCTTTTCTATATCAGCTATTCATTAGGTAACCTTATTTTTCAGGAGATCTATGTAAGACCTGAACTCGGTACTTTAAGTCAATACTGTGAATCAAGTGCTTCAAAGTAGAATCACGATAGATTGTTAGAAACTAAACACTGGTCTGTCGAAATGGTTCAATTTTCTGAAGCCTAATCTGTTCTCTGAAGCTTTTCTATCAGCCTCACTTGTGCCAAATTTGTTACATCTTAATATATTGGTATGTTGCTTCGCCATTCACTGGTGCAACATTTTTCAGTTTATCTTTAGAGTTATGAAGCCTATCAAACCATGAGGAAGAACCAACAGAAGATCGTCGAGTCTTTGAAGCAACAAAAATTTCTCTTTCCATATTAAAAAAAGGAgcattcaaattcaattataaatattgaaatcataatttggtACGTAGAAATCCGATATGAGTATACACGACTTCCAAAAATGTGTATATAATCCAACACATataatgtattattttaaatataaataaactctTGTAAGAACATAGAACATCCTGTGGGTGATGCAAAATACTATCTGCATTCTTCGTAAACCAGGTGTGAATCTGCACTTTCTTAGAGCTCTAATCTGCATTCTTCGTAAACCAGGTGTGAATCTGCACTTTCTTAGAGCTCTAATCTGCATTCTTCGTAAACCAGATGTGAATCTGCACATTCTTGCATCAAACTGTCTGAAACCAGAAGGAAAGGAATAAGATTCAAAAATAGGTAGTAAGCAAGTCAGATTACTACATGTAGCAGCAAACGAGAAGAAATTAAAGCACATACTAACCTAATCAACTGCTCGGTGAATGAGATAGTTCTTCAAAAATATGTCGGAGGCCCTCATGCTTAACCATGGATTCTAGTATGTTATCCTCTGACACAGAACATGAAGAATCCATCTTGACTTCattcctagacaatactacatTAAACTGATAACTTTTTCTCGTCTGTTGTTCGATCTTGTTAACCTCCCATTTTGATGTTACCGGATAGTAAACATGCACAAATTTAGTCTGAGCTTTCCTGTAGGCTCGACTGATAGCTTTGGAGTTGTGCTTCTTGAGCTTTTGAGTGGAAAGAAAGCAATAATGGAGTTTAAGGATGGGCAGCCAACGCTTGTGACTGATTGGGCCTGGTCATTGGTTAGGGAAGGCAGAGCATTAGATGTTCTTGAAGACAGCATTCCACATTTGGGACCTCCAGAAGTTATGGAGAAGTATGTACTGGTAGCTGTTCTTTGTTCCCATCCAGAATTCACTATTTATCATCAATTTTTGTCTTTCCCAAGTTATTGACTTGATAAGAGTAGCAGAAGCTTAAAGAAAAacagaactttttttttttaaccctATTGAGGTGTTGGAATTTTCAAGCTTTAAGCAAAATGCTGAAGTGTTTTTATATACTCAAAGATAAATCGAGGTCTCGTAGGAGAGGGGAATTAGCACCAGAATTGAGTAATGAAAGTAGGAAAAATGGTAATTCAGAAGGAAATAGGGTAACTAGGTCAACAGGTTCAGTTTCATCTCCTCGAAGTATACCGGAAATGTATAGAGAAAGAGAACAAAATTTGAGGGTTTTTACTCTCTCTGAGCTTAAGGAGGCTACAAGGAATTTCAATAGATTGTTAAAGATTGGGGAAGGTGGTTTTGGGAGTGTGTATAAAGGTTCAATTCAGCCTTCTAATGGAAAGGGTGATCCTATTGTGGTTGCAGGTATAAACTTTTCCTTTGATCTATGGTGTATGTATCGTTTCATATTCGATACGAGCAGGGGCGAAGCATGGTAGGGCTAAACCCCATTACACTGTTAATACATGGTTCAAGTTATGTTTAAAGTgtatatagtagatgttgaactCACTTTGCTGTTAAGTTTCTTGAATTTTGTAAGATCAATCTTGTTAAAAGTCGCAATTTAGAGATCTGATGTGAAGAGGTAAAATGTAATTGGAATCAGAAGTGATTGAGATAAGTCGTATTTGTGTCTGCGTAAAACAGAATGCGCAGTGGCATATGTGATCTAAATTTGGATTGGAATCTTGGAAAAACTATTTGCATATGCATTTTAATGTGAACTAAGTTTTGTTATGCATGAGAAATGGTCGACAAATATAGAATGGCAGATGGTAGACTCACTAGCTAAGCTTATTTCGGGACCAGATAGTTGCAATCTCTTTCAAAATGAAGGCAGT contains these protein-coding regions:
- the LOC101257794 gene encoding SNF2 domain-containing protein CLASSY 3-like is translated as MDSGDGSVSKRRTRQQSLKHMVEIVEKRKELSQSGDSTNGRKRKKMETSGVENNGRRKFSRGASEYLTKQSFVEEVSDDDDSSSEETVSDPDVDVDIVEEEGGSDADVVIIAEEEEEELEETDPDATSYYKSEIESSTDALRKTPKKILEESKFLKFIVDSIKNVDDCKEVPPPEEKEHVSVKETLPLVFRFKDEEPLPPEKEEWEKEIEDLFSEMNMCILESNIGFTNPSVSVMQSGELSECQMGNHKLKLDEQIGLLCSVCSYVHLEMKYIFPDFARRTQGRYERKCFGESSSILDVDGFKVPDSSAAEESPVFGEGTVWDLVPKGSKDTMYPHQRGGFEFMWNNIAGDTKIERFREPLLESKGGCIISHPPGTGKTRLAIVFLQSYLKLFPKCRPVVIAPSNLLLNWEAEFQKWAMDIPFHNLNSKNFSLKEDEGTVGVFHCLSGAAKKNPHLIRMVKLKSWAKSKSVLGISYDLFKILTGEDGESYNKELREILLKFPSLLVLEEGHTARNEHSLVWKALKKVETEKRILLSGTPFQNNIKELYNTLCVVSPKFAADLEQKWASLSSSIDKNARALEELRDILSPLVHKCSENVKKVGLPGIRDTVIHLKPTELQKELLKRVPENPGSFYEQNLMSLISVHPSLVANRKEFSELESQLKERRCRLDPDIGVKMKFVIELIRLCGGLKERVIIFSQLLDPLNLIKEQLNSLFSWTLGREILYMDGKLDVNQRQISINSLNDPKSDVKVLLASTKACSEGISLIGASRVVLLDVLWNPSVEQQAISRAYRTGQKKFVHVYCPVTSKWEVDKIEQQTRKRYHSDVILSRNEENTSCSVSEDIILECMVKHDGLRHIFEKLSHAPRVVPSTCFNFGSQPSKGSS